One region of Streptomyces sp. NBC_00442 genomic DNA includes:
- a CDS encoding PP2C family protein-serine/threonine phosphatase, with translation MVNGSGIHYEAVFRALPAPVALLTTDLVYADVNVAFTTLTGRTREQLVGQYLFDVFPDNPDDESASGMRNLGASLRRVAATGERDTMALQRYDVEDPTRPGVWEERYWSPVNTPVLGPDGEVVLLLHRVEEVTELIRARGRAGRAGGDGARVLEAELYSRARDLQEVNEKLRQAHAREHEVALSLQAAMLPAFDHLERRDAAVRYRPAVGALNVCGDWYDLAELPGDRVAVAVGDVVGHGLAAAGVMGQLRSALSAASRVAEGPGRALDVLGLYARSVAGAESSTAFLAVVDWAGHTVTYSSAGHPPAALVHPDGTVEFLDAATDPPLGARPEHVDRPQATAAFITGASLVLYTDGLVERRDEDIDTSLQRLAGSLGRHCGAGPELLADAVLADLLPTGGATDDTALIVLGL, from the coding sequence ATGGTGAACGGGTCCGGCATCCACTACGAGGCGGTGTTCCGGGCCCTGCCCGCCCCGGTGGCCCTGCTGACCACCGATCTCGTCTACGCCGATGTCAACGTCGCGTTCACCACGCTGACGGGCCGGACCCGCGAGCAGCTCGTCGGCCAGTACCTCTTCGACGTCTTCCCCGACAACCCCGACGACGAGAGCGCCAGCGGGATGCGCAACCTGGGCGCTTCGCTGCGCCGGGTGGCGGCCACCGGCGAGCGCGACACCATGGCGTTGCAGCGCTACGACGTGGAGGACCCCACGCGGCCCGGGGTGTGGGAGGAGCGGTACTGGAGCCCCGTCAACACCCCCGTCCTCGGGCCGGACGGCGAGGTCGTCCTGCTCCTGCACCGGGTGGAGGAGGTCACCGAACTCATCCGTGCCCGCGGCCGGGCCGGCCGGGCCGGCGGGGACGGGGCGAGGGTCCTGGAGGCGGAGCTCTACAGCCGGGCCCGGGACCTGCAGGAAGTCAACGAGAAGCTGCGTCAGGCCCACGCCAGGGAGCACGAGGTCGCCCTGTCCCTCCAGGCCGCGATGCTGCCCGCGTTCGACCACCTGGAGCGGCGTGACGCCGCCGTGCGCTACCGCCCGGCGGTCGGAGCCCTGAACGTCTGCGGCGACTGGTACGACCTGGCCGAACTGCCCGGGGACAGGGTCGCGGTCGCCGTCGGCGACGTCGTCGGGCACGGTCTGGCCGCCGCCGGGGTCATGGGGCAGCTGCGCAGCGCCCTGAGCGCGGCCTCACGCGTGGCCGAAGGACCGGGCCGCGCCCTGGACGTGCTCGGCCTGTACGCGCGCTCGGTGGCCGGCGCCGAGTCGAGCACGGCCTTCCTGGCCGTCGTCGACTGGGCCGGGCACACCGTCACGTACAGCAGCGCCGGGCACCCGCCCGCGGCGCTCGTGCACCCGGACGGCACGGTGGAATTCCTCGACGCGGCGACCGATCCCCCGCTCGGTGCCCGCCCCGAGCACGTCGACCGCCCGCAGGCCACGGCGGCCTTCATCACGGGCGCGAGTCTCGTTCTCTACACCGACGGCCTGGTGGAACGCCGCGACGAGGACATCGACACCAGTCTCCAGCGGCTCGCCGGGTCCCTGGGGCGCCATTGCGGCGCCGGCCCCGAACTTCTCGCGGACGCCGTTCTGGCCGATCTGCTCCCGACCGGCGGCGCCACCGACGACACGGCGCTGATCGTCCTGGGGCTCTGA
- a CDS encoding type 1 glutamine amidotransferase domain-containing protein: MKVAFLVAAEGIEQVELTEPWKAVKDAGHTPELVSTDSGRVQAYDHLDKADTFAVDRTVSQARPDDYDALVLPGGVANPDALRMNEDAVAFAKGFFDLGKPVAAICHAPWTLVEADVLRGRTLTSWPSLRTDITNAGGTWVDEQVKVCTGGPNTLITSRKPDDLKAFCETLIGELAA, encoded by the coding sequence ATGAAGGTGGCATTTCTCGTGGCGGCGGAAGGCATCGAGCAGGTCGAGCTGACCGAGCCGTGGAAGGCCGTGAAGGACGCCGGCCACACCCCGGAACTGGTCTCCACCGACTCGGGTCGCGTCCAGGCCTACGACCACCTGGACAAGGCCGACACCTTCGCGGTGGACCGCACCGTGAGCCAGGCACGGCCGGACGACTACGACGCGCTGGTGCTGCCCGGTGGCGTGGCCAATCCCGACGCGCTGCGCATGAACGAGGACGCCGTCGCCTTCGCGAAGGGCTTCTTCGACCTGGGCAAGCCCGTGGCCGCGATCTGTCACGCGCCGTGGACGCTCGTCGAGGCGGACGTGCTGCGCGGCCGCACCCTCACCTCGTGGCCCAGCCTGCGCACCGACATCACCAACGCGGGCGGCACGTGGGTCGACGAGCAGGTGAAGGTCTGCACCGGCGGTCCCAACACCCTGATCACGAGCCGCAAGCCGGACGACCTCAAGGCGTTCTGCGAGACCCTGATCGGTGAACTCGCGGCCTGA
- a CDS encoding RICIN domain-containing protein: MSSPTFRAVAAAVGAAALALAAAVAPPASAAPRDATYTIGVGSPVPYAHPTDTPASTYIDKDGTFYFQQSAALYGAKDPRYWDFFTGTDMDSASRSSAISDAVNPANSADKNNDTTWRCNNSPTGVGASYAVGNAGYSQKNYCDLSGVWVDPDTGDWYGLVHNEFTPAPFSDGIHFDAIDYAVSKDQGRTWTIKDHAITSPYSTKRGDTTQFPHETYSYGDGDQRLFVDTKSGYFYVYYGSRIVAKGGNWEDSLAHVARAPISSKMASGSWQKWYDGHWSQPGVGGLESNMVPVDASSSTGYTPVAGDYSPAHAGTVAQQIAAGQLPTKSPLFVMNITYDAYLGLYIGEPEAVNGTAPQRIYATDDLASQKWRLLGDTGGYTNNSWYRWFLDGANRTNSAIVGKTFRSYCSIECQGGADGEYVDITVGSSAPAAPPVDVTKSYRIGSGDGRVLAQAADGTSVTSLAAPAGSAAEAWTFAANGDGSYRVAAASSGKLLGVPATSKAGRAWGAQPALAAAGAGGPTVGQQWFVVPVAATGSYRLVNRYSGLVLGLSAKSGRLAETTPTRSWSDTTGGSVGGSRTAAEQTLALTATGAASGGSLDGTHTLSASDASLDDPGHSTEQGTQLITWSPNAGANQNWVFTRQPDGSYQIVNAESKLCADVTASSHAAGAKVIQWACTGGANQHWTVTATADGRYTLASKTGGLLLTTASTADGALVTQQPDTGSALQRWTIG, encoded by the coding sequence GTGTCATCCCCCACCTTCAGAGCAGTCGCCGCGGCCGTCGGCGCCGCGGCTCTGGCATTGGCCGCCGCGGTGGCACCGCCCGCGTCGGCCGCGCCCCGCGACGCGACCTACACCATCGGCGTCGGCTCGCCCGTGCCGTACGCGCACCCGACGGACACGCCCGCCTCGACGTACATCGACAAGGACGGCACCTTCTACTTCCAGCAGTCGGCCGCCCTGTACGGGGCCAAGGACCCCCGTTACTGGGACTTCTTCACCGGCACCGACATGGACAGCGCCTCCCGGTCGAGCGCGATCAGCGACGCGGTGAACCCCGCCAACTCCGCCGACAAGAACAACGACACGACCTGGCGCTGCAACAACAGCCCCACCGGTGTCGGGGCGAGCTACGCCGTCGGCAACGCGGGCTACTCGCAGAAGAACTACTGCGACCTCTCCGGCGTGTGGGTCGACCCGGACACCGGCGACTGGTACGGGCTCGTCCACAATGAGTTCACCCCGGCGCCGTTCTCCGACGGCATCCACTTCGACGCGATCGACTACGCGGTCTCCAAGGACCAGGGCCGCACCTGGACCATCAAGGACCACGCCATCACCTCGCCGTACAGCACCAAGCGCGGCGACACCACGCAGTTCCCGCACGAGACGTACTCCTACGGCGACGGCGACCAGCGGCTCTTCGTCGACACCAAGTCGGGCTACTTCTACGTCTACTACGGCTCCCGCATCGTCGCGAAGGGCGGGAACTGGGAGGACAGCCTGGCGCACGTCGCCCGCGCGCCGATCTCCTCGAAGATGGCGAGCGGCTCCTGGCAGAAGTGGTACGACGGGCACTGGTCGCAGCCGGGCGTGGGCGGCCTCGAAAGCAACATGGTGCCGGTCGACGCCTCCAGTTCCACGGGGTACACCCCGGTCGCCGGCGACTACAGCCCGGCCCACGCGGGCACGGTGGCGCAGCAGATCGCGGCGGGTCAACTGCCCACCAAATCACCGCTGTTCGTCATGAACATCACCTATGACGCGTACTTGGGCCTCTACATCGGCGAGCCCGAGGCGGTGAACGGGACGGCGCCGCAGCGCATCTACGCCACCGACGACCTCGCGAGCCAGAAGTGGCGTCTGCTGGGTGACACCGGCGGCTACACCAACAACTCCTGGTACCGCTGGTTCCTCGACGGCGCCAACCGCACCAACTCCGCGATCGTCGGCAAGACCTTCCGGTCGTACTGCTCCATCGAGTGCCAGGGCGGTGCCGACGGCGAATACGTGGACATCACGGTGGGCTCATCGGCGCCCGCAGCGCCTCCGGTCGACGTGACCAAGAGCTACCGCATCGGCAGCGGTGACGGCCGGGTCCTGGCCCAGGCCGCCGACGGCACGTCGGTCACCTCCCTCGCGGCCCCCGCCGGGTCCGCCGCGGAGGCCTGGACGTTCGCCGCGAACGGCGACGGCTCGTACCGCGTCGCCGCCGCGTCGAGCGGCAAGCTCCTCGGAGTCCCCGCCACCTCCAAGGCCGGGCGCGCCTGGGGAGCCCAGCCGGCGCTCGCCGCCGCCGGGGCAGGCGGTCCCACCGTCGGTCAGCAGTGGTTCGTCGTGCCCGTCGCCGCCACCGGCTCCTACCGGCTGGTGAACCGCTACAGCGGGCTCGTGCTCGGCCTGTCCGCCAAGTCCGGCCGGCTCGCCGAGACCACGCCCACCCGGAGCTGGAGCGACACCACGGGCGGCTCGGTCGGCGGATCGCGCACCGCCGCCGAACAGACGCTGGCCCTGACCGCCACCGGAGCCGCCAGCGGCGGATCCCTCGACGGCACCCACACCCTCTCGGCGTCGGACGCGTCCCTCGACGACCCGGGGCACTCGACGGAGCAGGGGACGCAGCTCATCACCTGGAGCCCCAACGCGGGAGCGAACCAGAACTGGGTCTTCACCCGGCAGCCCGACGGCAGCTACCAGATCGTCAACGCCGAGTCGAAGCTGTGCGCCGACGTGACAGCGAGTTCCCACGCGGCCGGAGCCAAGGTGATCCAGTGGGCCTGCACCGGCGGCGCCAACCAGCACTGGACGGTCACCGCCACGGCCGACGGCCGCTACACGCTCGCCTCCAAGACCGGGGGACTGCTCCTCACCACCGCATCCACGGCCGACGGGGCACTGGTCACCCAGCAGCCCGACACGGGCTCCGCGCTGCAGCGCTGGACCATCGGCTGA
- a CDS encoding LLM class F420-dependent oxidoreductase, protein MVQIGYTMMTEQAGPRALVDDVVAAERAGFDFSVTSDHYFPWLTSQGHAPYAWSVLGAAAQATSRIPLMTYVTCPTVRYHPAVVAQKAATMQLLSEGRFRLGLGSGENLNEHVTGEGWPSPQVRLGMLEEAVGIIRALFEGGNVNHRGTYFDVSDARLWDLPDELPPIGVAVSGERSCELAGRLADLVIATEPKKKLIESFDRHGGRGKPRVGQLPVCFDTDRDAAVSRAHDQFRWAMGGWPVNSELRGPSGFEGATSFVTREDVADAIPCGDDVSAFVEAVRPYAEVGFTEVALVQIGGEQQRPFIDWAEKKLLPALREL, encoded by the coding sequence ATGGTGCAAATCGGCTACACGATGATGACAGAGCAGGCCGGCCCGCGTGCCCTCGTCGACGACGTCGTCGCGGCCGAGCGGGCGGGCTTCGATTTCTCCGTCACCTCCGACCACTACTTCCCGTGGCTGACGTCGCAGGGCCACGCCCCCTACGCGTGGAGCGTGCTCGGGGCGGCGGCGCAGGCGACCAGCCGGATCCCCCTCATGACGTACGTGACGTGCCCTACGGTGCGTTATCACCCGGCGGTCGTGGCGCAGAAGGCCGCCACGATGCAGCTCCTGTCCGAAGGCCGCTTCCGGCTGGGCCTCGGCTCGGGCGAAAACCTCAACGAGCATGTGACGGGCGAGGGTTGGCCCTCCCCTCAGGTGCGTCTGGGCATGCTGGAGGAGGCCGTCGGCATCATCCGGGCGCTGTTCGAGGGCGGCAACGTCAACCATCGGGGCACGTACTTCGACGTGTCCGACGCCCGCCTGTGGGACCTTCCCGACGAGCTCCCGCCGATCGGTGTCGCGGTCTCGGGCGAGCGCTCCTGCGAACTGGCCGGCCGGCTCGCCGATCTCGTGATCGCCACCGAGCCGAAGAAGAAGCTCATCGAGTCCTTCGACCGGCACGGCGGCCGGGGCAAGCCGCGCGTGGGGCAGCTGCCCGTCTGCTTCGACACCGACCGGGACGCGGCGGTCTCCCGAGCACACGACCAGTTCCGCTGGGCCATGGGCGGCTGGCCGGTCAACTCCGAACTGCGCGGCCCGTCCGGCTTCGAGGGCGCGACGAGCTTCGTGACCCGTGAGGACGTGGCGGACGCGATCCCCTGCGGCGACGACGTCTCCGCGTTCGTGGAGGCCGTACGCCCATACGCCGAAGTCGGGTTCACCGAGGTCGCCCTCGTCCAGATCGGCGGCGAGCAGCAGCGCCCCTTCATCGACTGGGCCGAGAAGAAGCTGCTTCCCGCCCTGCGCGAACTCTGA
- a CDS encoding glyceraldehyde-3-phosphate dehydrogenase, producing MTVNDDSFTNWKNREEIAESMIPIIGKLHRERDVTILLHSRSLVNKSVVSLLKTHRFARQIAGEELSVTETLPFLQALTTLDLGPSQIDIGMLAATYKADDRGLSVEAFTADAVIGATGANKIERREGRDVVLYGFGRIGRLVARLLIEKAGSGNGLRLRAIVVRGGGEADLVKRASLLRRDSIHGQFQGTITVDEATNTIVANGNTIKVIYANDPSEVDYTAYGIKDAILIDNTGKWRDREGLSNHLRPGIDKVVLTAPGKGDVPNIVHGVNHDTIKPDEQILSCASCTTNAIVPPLKAMADEYGVLRGHVETVHSFTNDQNLLDNYHKADRRGRSAPLNMVITETGAASAVAKALPDLKAPITGSSIRVPVPDVSIAILSLRLGRETTREEVLDHLRDVSLHSPLKRQIDFTTAPDAVSMDFVGSRHSSIVDAGATKVDGDNAILYLWYDNEFGYSCQVIRVVQHVSGVEYPTYPVPAL from the coding sequence GTGACTGTCAATGACGACTCGTTCACCAACTGGAAGAACCGCGAGGAAATCGCGGAGTCGATGATCCCCATCATCGGGAAGCTGCACCGGGAGCGGGACGTCACGATCCTGCTGCACAGCCGCTCCTTGGTGAACAAGTCGGTGGTCAGCCTCCTCAAGACCCACCGATTCGCCCGGCAGATAGCCGGGGAGGAGCTCTCGGTCACCGAGACGCTGCCCTTCCTGCAGGCTCTGACCACCCTCGATCTCGGCCCCTCCCAGATCGACATCGGCATGCTCGCCGCGACGTACAAGGCCGACGACCGCGGCCTCTCGGTCGAGGCGTTCACCGCGGACGCCGTCATCGGCGCGACCGGCGCGAACAAGATCGAGCGCCGGGAGGGACGCGACGTCGTCCTGTACGGCTTCGGCCGCATCGGCCGCCTCGTCGCCCGCCTGCTCATCGAGAAGGCGGGCTCGGGCAACGGGCTGCGACTGCGCGCCATCGTCGTCCGGGGCGGCGGCGAGGCGGACCTGGTCAAGCGGGCCTCGCTGCTGCGGCGCGACTCCATCCACGGCCAGTTCCAGGGCACCATCACGGTGGACGAGGCGACGAACACGATCGTCGCCAACGGCAACACCATCAAGGTGATCTACGCCAACGACCCGTCCGAGGTCGACTACACGGCGTACGGAATCAAGGACGCCATCCTCATCGACAACACGGGCAAGTGGCGTGACCGCGAGGGGCTTTCGAACCACCTGCGCCCCGGTATCGACAAGGTCGTCCTGACGGCCCCGGGCAAGGGCGACGTGCCCAACATCGTCCACGGCGTCAACCACGACACCATCAAGCCGGACGAGCAGATCCTGTCCTGCGCGTCCTGCACCACCAACGCGATCGTCCCGCCGCTGAAGGCCATGGCCGACGAGTACGGCGTGCTGCGCGGCCACGTGGAGACCGTCCACTCGTTCACCAACGACCAGAACCTCCTGGACAACTACCACAAGGCCGACCGCCGCGGCCGTTCCGCGCCGCTGAACATGGTCATCACCGAGACCGGTGCCGCGTCGGCCGTCGCCAAGGCGCTGCCCGACCTCAAGGCGCCGATCACCGGCAGCTCCATCCGCGTGCCCGTCCCGGACGTGTCGATCGCCATCCTGAGCCTGCGCCTGGGCCGCGAGACCACCCGTGAAGAGGTCCTCGACCACCTCCGCGACGTGTCGCTGCACTCGCCGCTGAAGCGTCAGATCGACTTCACGACCGCTCCCGACGCCGTGTCCATGGACTTCGTCGGCTCGCGCCACTCCTCGATCGTCGACGCCGGCGCGACCAAGGTCGACGGCGACAACGCGATCCTCTACCTCTGGTACGACAACGAGTTCGGCTACTCCTGCCAGGTCATCCGCGTCGTCCAGCACGTCTCCGGGGTGGAGTACCCGACCTACCCGGTGCCCGCGCTCTGA
- a CDS encoding DUF6131 family protein, with product MIVLGIILLVVGFVAGISILWTIGVILVVLGAILWILGSVGHAVGGRRHYW from the coding sequence ATGATCGTCCTCGGAATCATCCTGCTGGTCGTCGGCTTCGTGGCCGGCATTTCCATCCTGTGGACCATCGGCGTCATCCTCGTCGTCCTGGGCGCGATTCTGTGGATCCTGGGATCCGTGGGTCACGCGGTCGGTGGACGGCGGCACTACTGGTAA
- a CDS encoding LLM class F420-dependent oxidoreductase encodes MTEYGYFLSSEEHTPAELVEQARMAEQAGFTSLWISDHYHPWNGEQGQSPFVWSVIGALSQAVSLPVETAVTCPIVRMHPAVVAQAAATSAVQLDGRFRLGIGSGEALNEHILGDPWPEAAVRLEMMEEAVRVMRQLFTGEQVSHHGKHYTVENARLYTVPDEPVPIDVSAFGPLAAEVAGRIGDGFITMAPDASSIERFRRSGGGSKPVMAGLKVCWSADEDEALRTAHRLWPNEQLPGELAQILPTPSHFEQASELVTPDRVRENVTCGPDPDAHVAAVKGYVDAGFDTVYINQIGKDQQGFFDFYRTKVLPQLG; translated from the coding sequence ATGACGGAATACGGCTACTTCCTGTCCAGCGAGGAGCACACGCCCGCCGAGCTGGTGGAGCAGGCCAGAATGGCGGAGCAGGCCGGCTTCACCTCGCTGTGGATCTCCGACCACTACCACCCGTGGAACGGCGAGCAGGGGCAGAGCCCGTTCGTCTGGTCGGTGATCGGGGCGCTCTCCCAGGCGGTCTCGCTGCCCGTGGAAACCGCCGTGACGTGCCCGATCGTCCGGATGCACCCGGCCGTCGTGGCCCAGGCCGCGGCCACCAGCGCCGTGCAGCTCGACGGGCGGTTCCGGCTGGGCATCGGCAGCGGGGAGGCGCTCAACGAGCACATCCTGGGCGATCCGTGGCCGGAGGCCGCCGTGCGCCTGGAGATGATGGAGGAAGCCGTCCGGGTGATGCGCCAGCTCTTCACCGGCGAGCAGGTCAGCCATCACGGCAAGCACTACACGGTGGAGAACGCCCGGCTCTACACCGTGCCCGACGAGCCCGTGCCCATCGATGTCTCCGCCTTCGGACCGCTCGCCGCGGAGGTCGCGGGACGGATCGGGGACGGCTTCATCACCATGGCGCCCGACGCCTCGTCCATCGAGCGGTTCCGGCGCAGCGGCGGCGGCAGCAAGCCGGTGATGGCGGGGCTGAAGGTGTGCTGGAGCGCGGACGAGGACGAGGCGCTGCGCACCGCGCACCGGCTGTGGCCCAACGAGCAACTGCCCGGCGAACTGGCGCAGATCCTGCCGACCCCGAGCCACTTCGAGCAGGCGTCCGAGCTGGTCACCCCCGACCGTGTCCGCGAGAACGTGACCTGCGGACCCGACCCGGACGCTCATGTGGCGGCGGTCAAGGGGTATGTGGATGCGGGATTCGACACCGTCTACATCAACCAGATCGGCAAGGACCAGCAGGGCTTCTTCGACTTCTACCGCACCAAGGTGCTGCCGCAGCTCGGCTGA
- a CDS encoding HAD family hydrolase translates to MARAALFDVDGTLVDTNHLHVVTWWESFRQAGHDVSMHDIHRAVGLGSDDLIEHLLGEDRDKDQDETLSAAHTTLYGTYFERLPSLDGARRLLRELAGRGWRIVLATSAGGPELKALRRAIDADDVIAGVASADDVSNGKPAPDPVERALELAEAEPAEAVFVGDTVWDMKAAAAAGVRAVALLAGGIARADLEEAGALAVYGDPAELLSRLDTSIFAQMERKD, encoded by the coding sequence ATGGCACGTGCGGCGCTGTTCGACGTCGACGGAACCCTCGTCGACACCAATCATCTGCACGTGGTCACCTGGTGGGAATCATTCCGCCAGGCGGGGCACGACGTGTCGATGCACGACATCCACCGCGCCGTCGGCCTGGGCTCCGACGACCTCATCGAGCACCTTCTCGGCGAGGACCGCGACAAGGACCAGGACGAGACCCTGAGCGCCGCCCACACCACCCTGTACGGGACCTACTTCGAGCGCCTGCCCTCCCTCGACGGTGCCCGTCGCCTGCTGCGGGAACTGGCCGGGCGGGGGTGGCGGATCGTGCTGGCCACCTCGGCGGGCGGGCCCGAGCTGAAGGCGCTGCGGCGTGCCATCGATGCCGACGACGTCATCGCGGGCGTCGCGAGCGCGGACGACGTGAGCAACGGCAAGCCCGCCCCCGACCCGGTCGAGCGGGCCCTCGAACTGGCCGAGGCCGAGCCCGCGGAGGCGGTGTTCGTGGGGGACACGGTCTGGGATATGAAGGCGGCCGCTGCGGCCGGCGTACGTGCCGTGGCGCTGCTCGCCGGCGGAATCGCCCGTGCCGACCTCGAAGAGGCGGGCGCGCTGGCCGTGTACGGGGATCCGGCGGAACTCCTCTCCCGCCTGGACACCAGCATCTTCGCCCAGATGGAACGCAAGGACTGA